A genomic region of Bacillus sp. 2205SS5-2 contains the following coding sequences:
- a CDS encoding DUF3918 domain-containing protein, producing the protein MNRKLSTLLGFGAGLAASLGGNQKQWKQIKRRVKKAIK; encoded by the coding sequence ATGAATCGAAAACTATCTACCTTATTGGGTTTTGGTGCAGGGTTAGCGGCATCGTTAGGCGGTAACCAAAAGCAGTGGAAGCAAATCAAAAGAAGAGTGAAAAAAGCGATAAAGTAG
- a CDS encoding AI-2E family transporter produces the protein MERKDYVTWLYRLSLSLLVLLFIYILYLLAPVWHPFLKVLIIALSPFLIGGFITYLLHPVVEKLHSAGIPRISALIIIYVFFFGGIGYGLYKGFPNLVEQLRQLSLQAPTYAKEYKGWLSIIQQETASWPDGLQDQLEEMIHGLEKWANSLVDKLIRLLLSLLNKAFLIIIIPFVSFYLLKDIIKVKRFASKITPINWRKKASLFIHDLDESLGGYIRGQLLICFIIGALSFAAFWLIGINYPLILGLFVGFTNIIPYFGPIVGALPALVIASTMSVNMMVYVVLIIVVLQFLEGNILSPYIVGKSLHMHPLFIMGALVVGGELGGVLGLIVAVPFLAVIKTALIYGKNHFIS, from the coding sequence ATGGAAAGAAAGGATTATGTTACTTGGTTATATCGACTATCACTCAGTTTGCTGGTATTACTGTTTATATATATCCTCTATCTGTTGGCGCCTGTATGGCATCCTTTTCTTAAAGTTTTGATTATCGCACTTTCTCCTTTTCTGATTGGTGGATTTATTACTTACTTGCTCCATCCGGTCGTAGAAAAGCTTCATTCTGCAGGTATACCACGCATTTCTGCCTTGATTATTATTTATGTGTTTTTTTTCGGGGGGATTGGCTATGGACTATATAAAGGGTTTCCAAACTTGGTGGAGCAATTAAGACAATTATCGCTTCAGGCACCAACATACGCCAAGGAATATAAGGGATGGCTCTCCATCATTCAGCAAGAAACCGCTTCATGGCCAGATGGCTTGCAAGATCAGTTAGAAGAAATGATTCACGGACTAGAAAAGTGGGCAAATTCACTCGTTGACAAATTGATCCGTCTTCTCTTGTCCCTGCTAAATAAGGCTTTTCTTATAATCATCATTCCATTTGTCTCGTTCTATTTACTGAAAGACATCATTAAAGTAAAGCGGTTTGCGTCGAAAATAACACCTATTAATTGGCGAAAAAAAGCCTCTCTCTTTATACATGATTTGGATGAGTCACTAGGGGGATATATTCGAGGTCAATTGCTTATATGTTTTATTATTGGAGCTCTGTCCTTTGCGGCTTTTTGGCTAATTGGAATCAACTATCCTCTCATTTTAGGGCTATTCGTAGGGTTTACAAATATTATTCCTTATTTTGGACCCATCGTTGGTGCGTTACCGGCGTTGGTTATTGCAAGTACAATGTCCGTTAACATGATGGTTTATGTTGTTCTTATTATTGTGGTACTCCAATTTTTAGAAGGAAACATTCTATCCCCATACATTGTAGGGAAGAGTCTCCATATGCATCCATTGTTTATTATGGGGGCACTTGTGGTTGGAGGTGAGCTAGGAGGGGTGCTTGGGCTTATTGTAGCAGTTCCTTTTCTTGCGGTGATCAAGACGGCTCTTATATACGGTAAAAATCATTTTATCTCTTAG